The following are from one region of the Burkholderiales bacterium genome:
- the sufC gene encoding Fe-S cluster assembly ATPase SufC produces the protein MLEVKSLSAQVGGRDILKGINLIVKAGEVHTIMGPNGSGKSTFAKTLAGHSDYNVTGGEVRYEGKNLLEMAPEERARSGLFLAFQYPIEIPGVSNSAFLRLAYNTVQAARGGEELDPLEFDDFVREKIKIVGMDPSFLDRSVNEGFSGGEKKRNEIVQMAVLQPKLAVLDETDSGLDIDALKIVANGVNRLAHADNAIVLVTHYQRLLNYIVPDYVHVMEGGQIIKTGGKQLALELETRGYDWVRAESELAA, from the coding sequence CTGCTTGAAGTCAAAAGTCTTTCCGCTCAGGTCGGCGGCCGGGACATACTCAAGGGCATCAACCTTATCGTGAAGGCGGGCGAAGTGCACACCATCATGGGGCCGAACGGCTCGGGCAAAAGCACTTTCGCCAAAACGCTGGCGGGCCATTCCGACTACAACGTGACTGGCGGCGAAGTGCGTTATGAAGGAAAAAATCTTCTGGAGATGGCGCCGGAAGAGCGTGCCCGCTCGGGACTCTTTCTCGCCTTCCAGTATCCGATAGAAATTCCCGGCGTGAGCAACAGTGCTTTTCTGCGGCTCGCCTACAACACGGTGCAGGCGGCGCGCGGCGGGGAAGAACTCGATCCGCTGGAATTCGATGATTTCGTGCGCGAGAAAATCAAGATCGTGGGAATGGATCCGAGCTTTCTCGACCGAAGCGTCAACGAAGGTTTTTCCGGCGGCGAGAAAAAACGCAACGAAATCGTGCAAATGGCGGTACTGCAACCGAAGCTGGCGGTGCTGGATGAGACCGACTCCGGACTCGACATCGACGCGCTGAAAATCGTGGCGAACGGCGTCAACCGCCTCGCCCATGCAGACAACGCGATTGTGCTGGTCACGCACTATCAGCGGCTCCTCAACTATATCGTGCCCGACTACGTGCATGTGATGGAAGGCGGGCAAATCATCAAAACCGGAGGCAAGCAGCTGGCGCTGGAGCTCGAAACCCGCGGCTACGACTGGGTGCGCGCCGAATCTGAACTCGCGGCGTAA
- a CDS encoding cysteine desulfurase family protein, whose product MNLPVYFDHNATTPVDTRVLEAMRPYFTTYYGNASSRHEYGTQARKAINRAREQVAAAVKVEPSQVFFVSGGTEANNTFIKGAAAQLKPTQIAVSSIEHPCVAKPAQELARQGWKLHKFAVDGEGRVDLADVEAALAQPTGIVSVMLANNETGVIQEVAVVAEKARKQKTWMHTDAVQAFGKIAVDFSALNVQAMTISAHKIYGPKGAAALILDKRIELKPLLTGGGHEKGLRSGTENVPAIVGFGAACELAQSRLQNLSAQSGALREKLEQGLRGMNALLFGANAARLSNTSYFAFPGIDGETLVIELDKAGFAASSGSACSSVGHEPSPTLIAMGVAPELAKSAMRVSLGKDNSMAQVEEFLHTLQTVLMKLKRLVAVAV is encoded by the coding sequence ATGAATCTCCCGGTTTATTTTGATCACAACGCCACTACGCCGGTGGATACCCGCGTGCTGGAAGCGATGCGGCCGTACTTCACTACGTATTACGGCAACGCCTCCAGCCGCCATGAATACGGCACGCAGGCGCGTAAAGCCATCAATCGCGCCCGCGAGCAAGTGGCGGCTGCCGTCAAGGTGGAGCCTTCGCAAGTTTTTTTTGTAAGCGGCGGGACGGAAGCAAACAACACCTTCATCAAGGGTGCGGCGGCGCAGTTAAAGCCGACGCAAATTGCGGTGAGCAGCATCGAACATCCCTGTGTAGCCAAGCCGGCGCAGGAACTTGCCCGTCAAGGCTGGAAGCTGCACAAATTCGCCGTGGATGGCGAGGGAAGGGTTGATCTTGCCGATGTGGAAGCCGCGCTCGCGCAGCCGACCGGCATCGTGTCGGTGATGCTCGCCAACAACGAAACCGGCGTGATTCAGGAGGTGGCGGTGGTGGCGGAAAAGGCGAGAAAACAGAAAACCTGGATGCATACCGACGCGGTGCAGGCTTTCGGCAAGATCGCGGTGGATTTCAGCGCGCTTAACGTGCAGGCGATGACGATTTCGGCGCACAAGATTTACGGCCCCAAGGGCGCGGCGGCGCTGATTCTGGATAAACGCATTGAATTGAAACCGCTGCTGACGGGCGGCGGGCATGAAAAGGGTTTGCGCTCTGGCACCGAGAACGTGCCGGCGATAGTCGGTTTCGGCGCGGCCTGCGAGCTTGCGCAAAGCCGTTTGCAAAATCTCTCGGCGCAATCGGGCGCGCTGCGCGAGAAATTGGAACAGGGCCTGCGCGGAATGAACGCGCTGCTGTTTGGCGCCAATGCTGCGCGGCTTTCCAACACCAGCTATTTCGCTTTTCCCGGCATCGACGGCGAGACGCTGGTCATCGAGCTCGACAAGGCGGGCTTTGCGGCTTCCAGCGGCTCGGCATGCTCCAGCGTCGGCCATGAGCCCAGCCCGACGCTGATTGCAATGGGCGTGGCGCCCGAGCTGGCGAAGAGCGCGATGCGCGTAAGCCTGGGCAAGGACAACAGCATGGCGCAGGTTGAGGAATTTTTACACACGCTGCAGACGGTGCTCATGAAGCTGAAACGTCTGGTGGCGGTTGCGGTCTGA
- the sufB gene encoding Fe-S cluster assembly protein SufB produces MGATLETLVNQPYKHGFVTSIESEIIPKGLSEDVIRMISKKKNEPEWMLEFRLNAYRHWLTMREPHWATVRYPKLDYQDIIYYSAPKPKKQLASMDEVDPELRRTFEKLGVPLHEQKALAGVAVDVVFDSVSVATTYKKKLAEIGIVFCSFSEAVQEHPGLVRKYLGSVVPPTDNFFASLNSAVFTDGSFCFIPKGTKCPMDLSTYFRINTQDSGQFERTLIIAEEGASVSYLEGCTAPKFDTNQLHAAVVELIALDNAEIKYSTVQNWYAGDENGVGGVYNFVTKRGLCKGVNSKISWTQVETGSAITWKYPSCVLLGDHSIGEFYSVALTNHLQQADTGTKMTHIGKNTRSRIISKGISAGRSSNSYRGQVKVGPRAHNARNYSQCDSMLIGSTCSANTFPYIDVQNNSGKVEHEASTSKIGEDQLFYFAQRGIGAEEAVSMIINGFCKDVFNQLPMEFAVEATKLLGLKLEGSVG; encoded by the coding sequence ATGGGCGCTACTCTAGAAACACTGGTTAACCAGCCTTATAAACACGGCTTCGTCACCTCGATCGAGTCAGAGATTATCCCCAAGGGGTTGAGCGAAGACGTGATCCGGATGATTTCGAAGAAAAAGAATGAACCGGAGTGGATGCTGGAATTCAGGCTCAACGCCTATCGCCACTGGCTCACCATGCGCGAGCCACACTGGGCCACTGTGCGCTATCCGAAACTCGACTACCAGGACATTATTTATTACTCCGCGCCCAAGCCGAAGAAGCAGCTTGCGAGTATGGATGAAGTGGATCCAGAATTGCGGCGCACCTTTGAGAAACTGGGCGTGCCCTTGCACGAGCAGAAGGCGCTGGCGGGCGTCGCGGTGGACGTGGTATTCGACAGCGTTTCCGTCGCCACGACTTATAAAAAGAAGCTGGCCGAGATCGGCATCGTTTTCTGCTCCTTCTCCGAAGCGGTGCAGGAACATCCCGGGCTGGTGAGGAAATATCTGGGCAGCGTGGTGCCGCCCACCGACAATTTCTTCGCTTCGCTCAATTCCGCGGTGTTCACCGACGGCTCGTTCTGTTTCATCCCCAAGGGTACCAAGTGCCCGATGGATTTGAGCACTTATTTCCGCATCAACACCCAGGATTCAGGGCAGTTTGAGCGCACGCTGATTATCGCCGAAGAGGGCGCCTCGGTGTCCTATCTCGAAGGCTGTACCGCCCCGAAATTTGACACCAACCAGCTGCACGCCGCGGTGGTGGAATTAATCGCGCTCGACAACGCTGAAATCAAATACTCTACCGTGCAGAACTGGTATGCGGGAGATGAAAACGGCGTGGGCGGCGTTTACAACTTCGTGACCAAGCGGGGCCTGTGCAAGGGCGTGAATTCGAAAATTTCGTGGACGCAGGTGGAAACCGGCTCGGCGATCACCTGGAAATATCCGTCGTGCGTTTTACTGGGCGACCATTCCATCGGCGAGTTTTATTCGGTTGCGCTCACCAATCACCTGCAGCAGGCCGACACCGGGACCAAGATGACGCACATCGGCAAAAACACCCGCAGCCGCATCATCAGCAAGGGCATTTCCGCGGGGCGCTCCAGCAACAGCTACCGCGGGCAGGTGAAAGTCGGCCCCCGCGCGCATAACGCGCGCAATTATTCGCAGTGCGATTCGATGCTGATCGGTTCCACCTGCAGCGCCAACACATTTCCCTATATCGACGTGCAGAATAACAGCGGCAAGGTGGAGCACGAGGCGTCCACCTCCAAAATCGGCGAAGACCAGCTCTTCTATTTCGCCCAGCGCGGCATCGGCGCCGAAGAGGCGGTCTCCATGATCATCAACGGCTTCTGCAAGGACGTGTTCAATCAATTGCCGATGGAATTCGCGGTCGAGGCGACCAAGCTCCTCGGCCTGAAACTGGAAGGAAGCGTGGGGTGA
- a CDS encoding iron-sulfur cluster assembly accessory protein, whose product MAITLTENAATHIKKVLAKHGSGMALRLGVKKVGCSGLAYTFDYADAVGERDQLFESHDAKVVVDAESLPYLDGSVLDFVKDGFKEVFKFDNPNIKDQCGCGESFSV is encoded by the coding sequence ATGGCAATCACTCTGACTGAGAATGCGGCAACCCATATTAAAAAAGTTCTCGCCAAGCACGGCAGCGGCATGGCGTTGCGCCTGGGCGTGAAAAAAGTCGGTTGTTCGGGCCTGGCTTACACCTTTGATTACGCCGACGCGGTGGGAGAGCGCGACCAGCTGTTCGAGTCGCACGACGCCAAGGTGGTGGTGGATGCGGAGAGCCTGCCTTATCTGGACGGTTCGGTGCTGGATTTCGTCAAGGACGGCTTCAAGGAAGTGTTCAAGTTCGACAATCCCAACATCAAAGACCAGTGCGGGTGCGGGGAAAGCTTCAGTGTTTAA
- a CDS encoding SUF system NifU family Fe-S cluster assembly protein → MSDMKQLYQEVILDHNKKPRNFGALENASHKAEGLNPLCGDHIFLALRVENQRVEAIVFNGEGCAICKASASMMTTNVKGKTVQEAETLAQEFRDMATGKLDTQREPNHLGRLSVFGGVKDLPSRVKCAILPWHTLHAAFHSQAIATTENEEEPMKAAGVTI, encoded by the coding sequence ATGAGCGATATGAAGCAGTTATACCAGGAAGTCATCCTGGACCATAACAAGAAACCGCGCAATTTCGGCGCGCTGGAAAACGCCAGCCACAAGGCGGAAGGCTTGAATCCGCTGTGTGGCGACCATATATTTCTTGCGCTGCGCGTGGAAAACCAACGCGTGGAGGCGATTGTCTTCAATGGCGAAGGCTGCGCGATCTGCAAGGCTTCGGCCTCAATGATGACAACCAACGTGAAAGGCAAGACGGTGCAGGAAGCGGAGACGCTGGCGCAGGAATTCCGCGACATGGCGACCGGTAAACTGGATACGCAGAGAGAGCCCAATCATCTGGGACGCTTGAGCGTCTTTGGCGGCGTGAAGGATCTGCCCTCGAGAGTAAAATGCGCCATCCTGCCGTGGCATACACTGCACGCGGCGTTCCATTCGCAGGCGATTGCCACCACGGAAAACGAGGAAGAGCCGATGAAAGCCGCCGGCGTGACAATATAG
- the sufD gene encoding Fe-S cluster assembly protein SufD, translated as MEPVNADRFIDSLLRGKPQASPSSWLNRIRAEALERANSLTLPTTRDEEWRFTDPSPLMKFSFQPAGGSTKLTQSAIQQRFVIPEASSDRLVFIDGVYAPELSTHAGHGHGILISNLAQGGSAHGAVMEAHLARHARFENDVFCALNTAFLHDGAWVVIKNNTNYPTPIHLLFIATQKETVAYPRCLVVAEQGSRCTLVEEYVSLNEEVHFTNAVTEIVVGENARITHTRLQNESRNSFHIAHCTATLAKDAHYACDTVTLGARLSRYNLNVVQAAEGARCTLDGLALISGRQLADTHSFIDHTQPHGASRQLHKCIVGGAAHAVFNGKIMVRPGAQLIDSAQSSRNLLLSDKAHVDTKPQLEIFADDVKCAHGATVGQLDAEEVFYLRSRGLDEAEARSLLTYAFAAEIIDKIPVASLARKLKQKVMEQTQVREQA; from the coding sequence ATGGAACCCGTCAATGCTGACCGCTTTATCGACAGCCTGCTGCGCGGCAAGCCGCAGGCGAGCCCGTCAAGCTGGTTGAACCGGATACGCGCCGAAGCGCTGGAGCGCGCCAATTCGCTTACGCTCCCGACCACGCGCGACGAGGAATGGCGCTTCACCGATCCTTCACCGCTCATGAAATTCTCCTTCCAGCCGGCGGGCGGCAGCACCAAGCTTACCCAGTCTGCCATCCAGCAGCGCTTTGTCATTCCCGAGGCCTCTTCCGACCGGCTGGTGTTTATCGACGGCGTTTACGCGCCCGAGCTTTCCACTCATGCCGGGCATGGGCATGGAATCCTGATAAGCAATCTGGCACAAGGCGGATCGGCGCACGGCGCAGTGATGGAAGCGCATCTGGCGCGCCATGCGCGGTTCGAGAACGATGTCTTTTGCGCGCTCAACACCGCCTTTCTCCACGATGGCGCATGGGTCGTAATCAAAAATAACACGAACTATCCCACGCCAATTCATCTGCTGTTCATCGCCACGCAAAAGGAAACCGTCGCCTATCCGCGCTGCCTGGTGGTGGCGGAGCAGGGCAGCCGGTGCACCTTGGTTGAAGAATATGTAAGCCTCAATGAGGAAGTTCACTTCACCAATGCGGTGACGGAGATTGTGGTGGGTGAAAATGCGCGCATTACGCACACCCGGCTGCAAAACGAAAGCAGAAACAGCTTTCACATCGCACATTGCACGGCGACGCTGGCAAAAGACGCGCATTACGCTTGCGACACGGTGACTTTGGGTGCGCGGCTTTCGCGTTATAACCTGAACGTCGTGCAGGCGGCCGAAGGCGCGCGCTGCACGCTGGACGGCTTGGCGCTGATTTCCGGGCGGCAACTCGCCGATACGCACAGCTTTATCGATCACACCCAGCCGCACGGCGCGAGCCGGCAATTGCACAAATGCATCGTCGGCGGCGCGGCGCACGCGGTGTTCAACGGCAAAATCATGGTGCGGCCGGGCGCGCAATTAATTGACTCTGCGCAATCGAGCCGCAACCTGCTGCTCTCGGACAAGGCGCATGTGGACACCAAACCGCAGCTGGAAATCTTCGCCGACGACGTGAAATGCGCCCACGGCGCGACGGTGGGACAGCTTGATGCGGAAGAAGTCTTTTATCTGCGCAGCCGCGGACTGGACGAGGCGGAGGCGAGAAGTCTTTTGACCTACGCCTTTGCCGCCGAAATCATCGACAAGATTCCTGTTGCTTCCTTGGCGCGGAAGCTTAAGCAGAAAGTGATGGAACAAACCCAGGTGAGAGAACAGGCATGA
- a CDS encoding NifU family protein has translation MAKIADIESTPNPNAMKFILKEPLTYGVTRSYDSAAHAKDDPLASDLFMIPHVTNVFYVDHWVTVTQDGQANWQELLKQLAVPIRAANADTLLQAQAAPAENEAGVAMSIEDTLRLAQINEILDEQIRSYLQGDGGDLKVLKLEGNTLTIHYQGACGSCPSSIAGTLSAVENLLRTIEPDIQLVAV, from the coding sequence ATGGCCAAGATTGCAGACATCGAGAGCACGCCCAATCCCAATGCGATGAAATTCATCCTCAAGGAGCCGCTGACCTATGGCGTCACGCGCTCTTATGACAGCGCGGCGCATGCCAAGGATGATCCGCTGGCGTCCGATCTGTTCATGATCCCGCATGTGACCAACGTGTTTTATGTGGACCATTGGGTTACCGTAACCCAGGATGGCCAGGCCAACTGGCAGGAGTTGCTGAAGCAGCTGGCAGTGCCGATCCGCGCGGCGAACGCCGATACCCTGTTGCAGGCGCAGGCCGCGCCTGCTGAGAATGAAGCGGGCGTGGCCATGAGCATCGAGGACACGCTGCGGCTGGCGCAAATCAATGAAATTCTCGACGAGCAAATCCGCTCTTATCTGCAGGGCGACGGCGGCGATTTGAAAGTACTCAAGCTCGAAGGCAACACGCTTACCATCCACTACCAGGGCGCGTGCGGCAGCTGCCCAAGTTCAATTGCGGGCACGCTTTCGGCGGTGGAAAATTTGCTGCGCACGATTGAACCCGACATCCAGCTCGTGGCGGTCTGA
- a CDS encoding cysteine desulfurase, giving the protein MNKASMVRNEKPKAPALDVARVRADFPILARSINGKPLVYLDNAASSQMPQPVIDRLVRYQTREHANIHRAVHTLSEHATAEYEEARRKAQRFINAGDEHEIIFTRGTTEGINLVMHGYGRAFIKAGDEIIISGLEHHSNIVPWQMLCQEKGAKLRVAPINDAGEILLDEYEKLFNERTKFVALSHVSNALGTVNPVHEMIATAHKWRAPVLLDGAQAAPHLPLDVQALDCDFYAFSGHKICGPTGIGVLYGKRALLEKMQPFQGGGDMILSVTFEKTTYNTIPYKFEAGTPPIAAAIGLGTAIDYLIGIGFERIAAHEHELLDYATGQVSAIKGVKIIGTARHKAAVLSFLIDGVHPHDAGTVLNEDGIAIRTGHHCAQPVMRRFGVPATARASFAFYNTLEEVDALVEGIKKVQRMFS; this is encoded by the coding sequence ATGAATAAGGCAAGCATGGTACGCAACGAAAAACCGAAAGCGCCCGCGCTGGATGTCGCGCGTGTTCGCGCCGATTTTCCGATTCTGGCCCGCAGTATCAACGGCAAGCCGTTGGTATATTTGGACAATGCCGCAAGCAGCCAGATGCCGCAACCGGTGATCGACCGGCTGGTGCGTTATCAGACCCGGGAGCACGCCAACATCCACCGCGCCGTGCACACCTTGAGCGAGCACGCCACCGCCGAATACGAGGAAGCGCGGCGCAAGGCACAGCGCTTTATCAACGCCGGGGACGAGCACGAAATCATTTTCACCCGCGGCACCACCGAAGGCATCAATCTGGTGATGCACGGCTACGGCCGCGCCTTCATCAAGGCCGGCGATGAAATCATCATCTCCGGATTGGAGCACCATTCCAACATCGTGCCATGGCAGATGCTGTGCCAGGAAAAAGGCGCGAAATTGCGTGTGGCGCCCATCAACGACGCCGGCGAAATCCTGCTCGATGAATATGAAAAGCTTTTCAACGAGCGCACCAAATTCGTCGCGCTTTCGCATGTCTCGAATGCGCTGGGGACGGTGAATCCGGTGCACGAGATGATTGCGACCGCGCATAAATGGCGCGCGCCGGTGCTGCTCGACGGTGCGCAGGCGGCGCCGCATTTGCCGCTCGACGTGCAGGCGCTAGATTGCGATTTTTACGCCTTTTCCGGCCACAAGATTTGCGGGCCGACCGGCATCGGCGTGCTCTACGGCAAGCGCGCGCTCCTGGAAAAAATGCAGCCGTTCCAGGGCGGTGGCGACATGATTCTCAGTGTCACTTTCGAGAAGACGACGTACAACACCATTCCCTACAAATTCGAGGCGGGCACGCCGCCGATTGCGGCCGCCATCGGCCTGGGCACGGCGATCGATTATTTGATAGGTATCGGTTTTGAGCGCATCGCAGCGCATGAACACGAATTGTTGGATTACGCCACCGGGCAAGTCAGCGCCATTAAAGGCGTGAAAATTATCGGCACGGCCAGGCACAAAGCCGCGGTGCTGTCCTTCCTAATTGACGGCGTGCACCCGCACGACGCGGGTACGGTATTGAACGAGGACGGCATCGCGATTCGCACCGGCCATCACTGCGCGCAGCCGGTGATGCGGCGCTTTGGCGTGCCGGCCACCGCGCGCGCCTCGTTCGCCTTTTACAACACGCTTGAAGAAGTCGACGCGCTGGTGGAGGGCATCAAGAAAGTTCAGAGGATGTTCAGCTGA